From one Thermodesulfobacteriota bacterium genomic stretch:
- a CDS encoding DUF5996 family protein produces the protein MLKGASENETWPSLPLDEWKETCATLHMWFQMVGKIRLAQSPWVNHSWNVTLYVTARGLTTSPIPYGTRTFQIDFDFTDHKLLIQSSDGRAGSILLRPCSVAAFYRKLMEELNKLDLHLKINTKPNEMPDPIPFDQDEVHASYDPDYANRFWQVLLQSDRVFKQFRGHFIGKCSPVHFFWGALDLAVTRFSGRPAPEHPGGIPHLPDAVTREAYSHEVSSCGFWPGGGAISYPAFYSYAYPEPHGFAEAAVKPGIAFYSSDFREFLLPYDAVRTSESPDDTLLEFLQTTYDAAANLGGWDRKSLERSDTLQG, from the coding sequence ATGCTAAAAGGAGCTTCAGAAAACGAAACATGGCCGAGTCTCCCTTTAGATGAGTGGAAAGAGACGTGTGCCACGCTGCACATGTGGTTCCAGATGGTCGGGAAGATTCGGCTGGCCCAGAGTCCTTGGGTTAACCATTCTTGGAACGTCACCCTCTACGTGACCGCCCGTGGCCTCACTACTTCCCCCATTCCCTATGGAACGAGGACCTTTCAGATTGATTTCGATTTTACTGATCACAAGCTATTAATTCAGTCCAGCGACGGTAGAGCTGGCTCCATTCTCCTTCGACCCTGCTCCGTCGCGGCGTTTTATAGGAAGCTCATGGAAGAGCTGAATAAGCTCGATTTGCATCTCAAGATCAACACGAAACCAAACGAAATGCCGGACCCGATTCCCTTCGACCAGGATGAGGTGCATGCTTCGTATGATCCCGACTACGCCAACCGCTTTTGGCAGGTGCTCTTACAGTCCGATCGGGTCTTCAAACAGTTTCGAGGCCATTTCATCGGCAAGTGCAGCCCCGTCCATTTCTTCTGGGGTGCCCTCGATCTTGCTGTAACGCGGTTCTCCGGACGACCGGCACCAGAGCATCCCGGGGGAATACCCCATCTTCCCGACGCCGTAACCCGAGAGGCGTATTCACATGAGGTCAGCAGTTGCGGATTCTGGCCAGGGGGTGGCGCGATATCATATCCTGCCTTCTACTCATACGCTTACCCGGAGCCTCACGGCTTCGCCGAAGCCGCTGTCAAACCCGGCATCGCTTTCTACAGCAGTGACTTTCGTGAATTTCTGCTTCCGTATGATGCAGTTAGAACATCCGAGTCACCCGACGACACGCTTCTTGAGTTTCTGCAGACTACGTATGACGCCGCGGCCAATTTGGGAGGCTGGGATCGTAAATCCCTGGAGCGTAGCGATACCTTGCAAGGCTAG
- a CDS encoding PIN domain-containing protein yields MSVTEYLLIDFENVRPDGIPAIHENQNVFIFAGDNQNKIDYDLVRATQPYGNRVQWIKIKGSGRNALDFHISFYLGKLSAIHKQASFFILSKDKGFDPLMRYLEKSGIQCKRITQLQDFITGKKEVDDDSIFAKILRMLLKIDLTRRPKRIRTLKAFIGSRNKMDSVKVDKIIKRLADEEIIILNEEKVSYPAGQK; encoded by the coding sequence ATGAGTGTAACAGAATATTTGCTTATCGATTTTGAAAATGTTCGGCCTGATGGAATCCCTGCGATTCATGAAAATCAAAACGTGTTTATTTTCGCGGGAGATAACCAGAATAAAATTGATTATGACCTGGTTAGAGCGACCCAGCCCTACGGAAATCGGGTTCAATGGATCAAAATTAAGGGAAGTGGGAGAAATGCCCTTGATTTTCATATTTCCTTTTATCTTGGGAAGTTATCTGCTATTCATAAGCAAGCATCGTTTTTCATATTATCCAAAGATAAAGGTTTTGATCCGCTCATGAGGTATTTGGAAAAATCCGGAATACAATGTAAGAGAATAACTCAATTACAGGATTTTATAACAGGCAAGAAGGAGGTGGATGATGACAGTATATTTGCAAAGATACTTAGGATGCTGCTTAAGATTGATCTGACAAGAAGGCCAAAAAGAATTCGAACATTGAAGGCATTTATCGGATCAAGGAATAAAATGGATAGTGTTAAAGTCGATAAAATTATAAAAAGATTGGCCGACGAGGAAATAATCATTTTGAATGAAGAAAAAGTGTCTTATCCGGCCGGACAAAAATGA
- a CDS encoding CopG family antitoxin, which produces MKSVQFFSKEYLERCASMKPEQILQFLEDFRTLHSESKTQKTRLISIKIPEDLLNAFKAKAKVNGIPYQTQIKRLMAEWMR; this is translated from the coding sequence ATGAAATCAGTACAATTTTTTTCAAAAGAATATTTGGAAAGGTGTGCTTCAATGAAACCAGAACAGATCCTTCAATTTCTGGAAGATTTTAGAACCCTTCATTCTGAATCAAAAACACAAAAAACCCGTCTTATCAGCATCAAGATCCCCGAAGATTTACTTAATGCTTTCAAAGCCAAAGCAAAAGTTAATGGGATTCCATATCAAACCCAGATCAAAAGGCTGATGGCGGAATGGATGAGATAG
- a CDS encoding ATP-dependent Clp protease adaptor ClpS, with the protein MNQVVFHMIGNFFDSESRNLPTAKIKNLSELKRSLRITRQYNVVLLDDNDHTYEYVIEMLVEIFGHSKARAFEMACTVDLMGRVVVFTSTKKSAEEKRIQILSYGPDWRLSRSNGSMKAIIEPAE; encoded by the coding sequence ATGAACCAGGTAGTATTTCACATGATCGGCAATTTTTTCGATTCCGAATCAAGAAACCTGCCAACAGCAAAGATCAAAAATCTTTCAGAATTAAAAAGATCTCTGCGCATAACTCGCCAATACAATGTTGTTTTATTAGATGACAACGATCACACCTATGAATATGTAATCGAAATGTTGGTAGAAATTTTTGGGCATAGCAAGGCCCGAGCTTTTGAGATGGCCTGCACAGTAGATCTAATGGGAAGGGTCGTGGTTTTTACATCGACAAAAAAGTCTGCAGAGGAGAAACGAATTCAAATCCTCTCTTATGGTCCTGATTGGAGGCTTTCCAGGAGTAATGGATCGATGAAAGCAATAATCGAACCCGCAGAATAA
- a CDS encoding dipeptidase, producing the protein MLDSLFIVDAHEDIAFHLSFFKRDFVNPSVPCMITLPWLKQGNIRLLFNTIFVHPKIKPNKTRKVAIRQFEIYEKLYDEHSDSIMQIKSAEDLLRLEYNSKIGFLTLMEGADPIKEPEKLNEFYDKGVRIIGLTWNDQNQYASGTNTDSGLTNEGKELIKRMNDLRITLDLSHLNESCFWEALEIYETIPIATHSNARAITDHSRNLKDDQLRAIAKRGGVIGLVLYNDFLKTGNKKPTLEDVFTHADYMINLCGEAHVGIGSDLDGGRIDQFPNEIRTVADLSKIAYFFVEKGYSEERVRKIMGGNFLRVIKGNLI; encoded by the coding sequence ATGTTAGATAGTCTTTTCATTGTAGATGCACATGAAGATATAGCATTTCACCTAAGTTTCTTTAAGAGAGATTTCGTAAATCCCTCCGTCCCCTGCATGATTACCCTACCGTGGTTGAAACAGGGGAATATAAGACTTCTATTTAACACAATATTTGTTCATCCCAAAATTAAACCGAACAAAACAAGGAAAGTAGCCATAAGACAGTTTGAAATCTATGAAAAATTATACGATGAACATTCAGATAGCATAATGCAGATTAAAAGTGCTGAGGATCTTTTAAGACTGGAGTATAACTCTAAAATTGGCTTTCTCACGCTTATGGAAGGTGCAGACCCAATCAAGGAGCCTGAAAAATTAAATGAATTCTATGACAAAGGGGTTCGCATCATAGGTCTTACCTGGAATGACCAGAATCAATATGCATCAGGAACAAATACGGATTCGGGATTAACCAATGAAGGTAAGGAATTGATTAAACGAATGAACGATTTGAGGATTACACTCGATTTATCTCATCTCAACGAAAGTTGTTTTTGGGAAGCATTAGAGATTTACGAGACAATTCCCATTGCCACTCATTCAAATGCGAGAGCCATAACAGATCATTCAAGGAACCTGAAGGATGATCAACTTCGTGCAATCGCGAAAAGAGGCGGTGTGATCGGTCTCGTCCTTTATAACGATTTTCTCAAGACAGGGAATAAAAAACCTACACTTGAAGATGTTTTTACTCATGCAGATTACATGATAAATCTCTGTGGTGAAGCCCATGTCGGAATTGGAAGCGATCTGGACGGAGGAAGGATTGATCAGTTCCCAAACGAAATACGCACAGTTGCCGACCTATCAAAGATTGCATACTTTTTCGTAGAAAAAGGCTACTCAGAAGAAAGGGTAAGAAAAATCATGGGGGGCAATTTCCTTAGAGTAATAAAAGGGAACCTTATCTAA
- a CDS encoding hydantoinase B/oxoprolinase family protein: protein MPLSPFELEIFRNILSSIAEEMGMILVRAAFSPNIKERRDLSCAIFESKGEMIAQAAHIPVHLGSMSFSVKSVLEELDIQEGDICILNDPFRGGTHLPDVTCIAPAFIDGKPEFFIATRAHHADIGGSTPGSMPLSSSIYEEGIIIPPSKLSVKGRLNRSLFEKIIYSSRDPEEREGDFRAQVGALKLGIKRIREVADKYELPRVKEAGSELLNYSERMMRKVIRDIPDGAYKFEDHLDNDGVGTKDIKIKTSVRIDAERANVDFTGSSAQVKGSLNVPISVTTAAVLYVFQCLAPQDLPLNSGPLRIIEIIAEKGTILNAKFPAAVSAGNVETSQRIVDVVFGALSKAIPKKIQAASSGTMNNFTFGGKNPITGKEFAYYETIAGGMGGRFGKDGVSAVQTHMTNTLNTPIEALERELPIRIDGYSIRKSSGGSGKYKGGDGIVREYKFLSDATVSIITERRIFAPYGVNGGKPGKKGRNTLIRNSKSRILPAKASLEVKKGDNLRIETPGGGGWGKR, encoded by the coding sequence ATGCCATTAAGTCCATTTGAGCTGGAGATATTCCGAAACATTTTAAGCTCGATTGCCGAAGAGATGGGCATGATCCTTGTTCGAGCAGCTTTTTCACCTAATATTAAGGAGAGAAGGGATCTCTCATGCGCAATCTTTGAATCAAAGGGAGAGATGATAGCACAGGCTGCCCATATTCCGGTTCATCTCGGATCCATGAGTTTTTCAGTAAAATCGGTATTGGAAGAATTAGATATACAGGAAGGAGATATATGTATTTTGAATGATCCATTCAGGGGTGGAACCCATCTACCTGATGTTACATGTATCGCACCTGCTTTTATAGACGGAAAACCCGAATTCTTCATAGCCACACGAGCCCATCATGCTGATATTGGCGGATCCACACCGGGATCAATGCCTCTTTCCTCTTCAATTTATGAGGAGGGTATCATCATACCGCCATCCAAGCTCTCCGTTAAAGGTCGATTAAACCGATCCCTTTTTGAGAAAATCATCTATTCATCCAGGGATCCAGAAGAGAGGGAAGGAGATTTCAGAGCACAGGTAGGCGCTCTTAAATTAGGAATTAAGAGGATAAGAGAGGTCGCGGATAAATATGAATTACCAAGGGTAAAGGAGGCTGGAAGCGAACTCCTCAATTACAGCGAAAGAATGATGAGAAAGGTTATAAGGGATATACCCGATGGTGCGTATAAATTTGAGGATCATTTGGACAACGACGGAGTAGGAACAAAGGATATCAAAATAAAAACCTCTGTAAGAATCGATGCAGAAAGGGCAAATGTCGATTTCACCGGTAGTTCAGCTCAGGTAAAGGGTAGCCTTAATGTTCCAATAAGTGTTACAACCGCGGCGGTTCTATACGTATTTCAATGTCTGGCACCTCAGGATTTGCCTTTGAACTCGGGTCCCCTGAGAATAATTGAAATAATTGCAGAAAAAGGAACTATTCTCAACGCAAAATTCCCTGCCGCAGTTTCGGCTGGGAATGTAGAGACATCACAGCGTATTGTGGACGTCGTTTTTGGAGCACTGAGTAAGGCAATTCCGAAAAAGATTCAAGCCGCCAGCTCCGGTACGATGAACAATTTCACTTTTGGGGGTAAGAATCCAATTACCGGAAAAGAATTTGCATATTATGAGACTATTGCTGGCGGAATGGGGGGTAGATTTGGAAAAGATGGGGTAAGCGCGGTACAAACCCATATGACAAATACGCTGAACACCCCTATTGAAGCCTTAGAGAGAGAACTCCCGATCAGAATTGATGGGTATTCTATTCGAAAGAGTAGCGGCGGCAGCGGCAAATACAAGGGGGGGGATGGCATTGTCAGGGAATACAAATTCCTCTCAGATGCCACGGTATCGATTATTACAGAAAGGCGAATATTTGCACCTTATGGAGTCAATGGGGGAAAACCAGGGAAAAAGGGACGAAATACCTTGATCAGAAATAGTAAATCACGTATTTTACCGGCTAAGGCTTCCCTGGAAGTGAAAAAAGGAGATAATTTGAGAATAGAGACTCCAGGGGGTGGAGGCTGGGGAAAAAGGTAA
- a CDS encoding NAD-dependent epimerase/dehydratase family protein — MNIVKCLVTGVAGFIGSHLAERLLRGGHELVGIDSFVDNYPKPIKENNIKGLLASSKFKFIEGSIVNINVSEIVEQVDVVYHQAAIPGVRSSWGKNFDQYTLNNINVTQILLEACKDKRIKKFIYASSSSVYGDAMELPVKESSPKSPISPYGVTKLAGENLASLYFKCYGVPTVSLRYFTVYGPRQRPDMACHRFISAILHERKIEIFGNGEQTRDFTYIDDVVEANLHAFLNGKEGGTYNIGGGSRVKLIESLNIIEEISGKKADSKFIEAQRGDAKHTFADVSNAKRDLGYSPRVDIKEGLKRHYDWLKENLDIYL, encoded by the coding sequence ATGAACATAGTGAAGTGTCTTGTAACAGGTGTAGCGGGTTTCATTGGATCTCATCTTGCTGAAAGGCTCCTGAGGGGAGGACATGAATTAGTTGGTATTGATTCATTTGTCGATAACTATCCAAAGCCTATCAAAGAAAATAATATAAAGGGCTTACTGGCGAGTTCTAAGTTTAAATTTATCGAAGGAAGTATAGTCAACATAAATGTTAGCGAAATAGTCGAACAGGTTGATGTGGTCTATCATCAAGCTGCGATTCCAGGAGTACGATCAAGTTGGGGAAAGAATTTCGATCAATATACCTTGAACAATATAAACGTAACTCAAATCTTGCTTGAAGCATGCAAGGATAAAAGGATTAAGAAATTTATTTATGCCTCTTCCTCATCAGTCTATGGAGATGCTATGGAGCTTCCTGTAAAAGAATCAAGTCCCAAATCGCCGATTTCGCCTTATGGGGTTACTAAGCTTGCCGGAGAGAACTTGGCATCACTTTACTTTAAGTGTTATGGAGTTCCAACCGTTTCTCTGAGATACTTTACGGTTTATGGACCAAGGCAACGACCCGATATGGCTTGTCATAGATTCATATCTGCTATTCTTCATGAAAGAAAAATAGAAATCTTTGGTAATGGGGAGCAGACAAGGGATTTTACATACATAGATGATGTGGTTGAGGCGAATCTTCACGCCTTTCTCAATGGGAAAGAAGGAGGGACTTACAATATAGGAGGCGGAAGCAGAGTTAAGCTTATCGAATCTTTAAATATTATTGAAGAGATATCAGGGAAAAAGGCGGACTCAAAATTCATAGAGGCTCAAAGAGGAGATGCAAAGCATACATTTGCGGATGTATCAAATGCGAAGAGGGATCTCGGGTATTCCCCCAGGGTTGATATTAAAGAGGGTTTAAAGAGACATTACGATTGGCTAAAGGAGAATTTGGATATTTATTTATGA
- a CDS encoding Trm112 family protein — translation MPIDKKLLEILACPKCKGDLKLKEDESGFICEQCKLLYPIKDDIPIMLIEEAKSLEEARGESRD, via the coding sequence ATGCCGATTGATAAAAAGTTATTGGAAATTCTTGCATGTCCGAAGTGTAAAGGTGATTTAAAGCTCAAAGAAGATGAGTCGGGGTTTATTTGCGAGCAATGTAAACTTTTGTATCCCATCAAGGATGACATTCCCATAATGCTAATTGAGGAAGCAAAAAGCCTTGAGGAGGCTAGGGGAGAAAGTAGAGACTAA
- the sucD gene encoding succinate--CoA ligase subunit alpha, with amino-acid sequence MSILVNKNTRVIVQGITGSAGIFHATQCRDYGTKVVGGVTPGKGGTEIEGFPVFNTVSEAIEQTKANASLIFVPAPFAMDSIIEAVDAGVKLVVCITEGIPTLDMIKVKNYIKGKNVRLIGPNCPGVITPGEAKVGIMPGYIHTPGRVGIISRSGTLTYEAVWQLTDIGIGQSTCVGIGGDPIIGSTFIDILRLFEKDKNTDGVILIGEIGGSAEEEAAEFIKEKFSKPVVAFIAGATAPKGKRMGHAGAIISGSSGTAKEKQEALERAGVTVCPSPAEMGKTLKEALRLN; translated from the coding sequence ATGAGCATACTTGTCAACAAGAACACAAGGGTAATAGTTCAAGGTATAACTGGTAGTGCTGGTATCTTTCATGCCACTCAATGCCGTGATTATGGTACCAAGGTAGTCGGCGGGGTTACTCCGGGAAAGGGAGGAACCGAAATAGAGGGTTTCCCTGTATTTAATACCGTCTCAGAAGCCATAGAACAAACAAAGGCAAATGCATCTCTAATATTTGTCCCTGCACCTTTTGCAATGGATTCTATCATAGAGGCAGTCGATGCGGGCGTGAAGCTCGTGGTATGTATTACCGAAGGCATTCCGACCCTCGACATGATTAAGGTAAAGAACTACATAAAAGGGAAAAATGTGAGATTAATCGGCCCTAATTGCCCTGGTGTTATTACCCCGGGTGAGGCTAAAGTGGGAATCATGCCCGGATACATTCATACCCCTGGTAGAGTCGGAATTATATCACGGAGCGGAACACTGACTTACGAAGCGGTCTGGCAGTTAACGGACATTGGCATAGGTCAATCCACATGTGTGGGAATCGGTGGAGACCCAATTATTGGATCAACTTTTATTGATATATTAAGACTTTTTGAAAAGGACAAGAATACAGATGGAGTGATTCTAATCGGTGAGATTGGAGGAAGCGCTGAAGAAGAAGCTGCGGAATTCATAAAAGAAAAATTTAGCAAACCCGTAGTTGCATTCATTGCAGGAGCAACGGCGCCAAAAGGTAAGAGAATGGGACATGCTGGAGCCATCATCTCAGGCAGTTCTGGCACCGCTAAAGAAAAACAAGAAGCTTTAGAACGCGCTGGCGTTACTGTTTGCCCGAGCCCGGCAGAAATGGGTAAAACCCTAAAAGAGGCCCTCAGATTGAATTGA
- a CDS encoding YicC/YloC family endoribonuclease — protein MKSMTGYGNSEIETNLGKMIVEAKSENYRFLDITMQLPESVLSIEPDLIEIIKQHVIRGKVRILLISEELKRKTPVMNIELAKDSFRKLEKLKKELLIRDKTRLEHVLLIKEFFSHESKPTLSKVYLNKIKTALSNAMRNLDEARISEGKKIERDLKSRIQKLEKIMKRVNTKRGNFKKTFSENIKSRISKLLDDKQLDESRLNQEIAIMAERTDITEEIIRLKAHISKLNETIKKNHSIGRECDFLLQEMNREAGTISAKSKDASISHLIIDFRSEIEKMREQVQNIE, from the coding sequence ATGAAGAGTATGACAGGGTATGGAAACAGTGAAATAGAAACAAACTTGGGGAAAATGATAGTAGAAGCAAAGTCCGAAAATTATAGATTCTTAGACATCACTATGCAACTCCCTGAATCTGTTCTATCTATCGAGCCCGATTTAATCGAAATAATAAAGCAACATGTAATCCGTGGTAAGGTGAGAATTTTATTGATATCGGAAGAACTCAAAAGGAAAACTCCCGTGATGAACATCGAACTTGCCAAGGATTCATTTCGGAAGCTAGAAAAATTAAAGAAGGAACTGTTGATAAGAGATAAAACCAGGCTTGAACATGTTTTACTCATAAAAGAATTCTTCTCCCATGAATCAAAACCGACACTGAGCAAGGTCTACTTAAACAAGATAAAGACTGCCCTGAGTAATGCGATGCGAAATCTAGATGAGGCACGGATTTCCGAAGGGAAGAAGATCGAGAGGGATCTGAAAAGTCGAATACAAAAGTTAGAAAAAATCATGAAGCGGGTTAACACGAAAAGAGGCAACTTTAAAAAAACATTTTCAGAGAACATTAAAAGCAGGATAAGCAAGCTATTAGATGATAAACAACTCGATGAAAGCAGACTTAACCAAGAAATTGCAATAATGGCCGAACGAACCGATATTACAGAAGAAATCATCAGGCTTAAAGCTCACATAAGTAAATTGAATGAAACAATCAAGAAAAATCATTCCATCGGTAGAGAGTGCGATTTTCTCTTACAGGAGATGAATCGAGAGGCAGGCACTATCTCTGCTAAATCAAAGGATGCATCCATTTCGCATTTAATAATCGATTTTCGTTCAGAAATCGAAAAAATGCGGGAACAAGTCCAAAACATAGAGTAG
- a CDS encoding DUF4416 family protein, producing MSKLEEAVPVKLFTGIIYSKNARVDKCIKRLEKRLGNADYVSEKFPFHYTTYYENEMGTELSRIIITFKPLIKRDELVKIKHFTNDLEQSFSSNERRQINIDPGYIAPEHLILATGKGYYHRPYLGKGVYADLTLVYMKKDFRPLRWTYPDYRTKKLRRLFKNLRERYMVELTEVKFA from the coding sequence GTGAGCAAACTCGAAGAAGCGGTTCCAGTAAAGCTTTTTACTGGAATTATTTATAGCAAAAATGCTCGAGTTGATAAATGTATAAAAAGATTAGAGAAAAGATTAGGCAATGCTGATTACGTAAGTGAAAAATTCCCTTTTCACTATACAACATATTATGAGAATGAAATGGGCACAGAACTATCAAGGATTATAATCACTTTCAAGCCGCTAATAAAAAGAGACGAATTAGTAAAAATCAAGCATTTTACCAACGATCTCGAACAGTCATTTTCGTCAAATGAGAGGAGACAAATAAATATAGATCCCGGTTACATCGCTCCTGAGCACTTGATTCTTGCTACAGGAAAAGGATATTATCATCGCCCATATTTAGGTAAAGGTGTATATGCTGATCTAACCCTTGTGTACATGAAGAAAGATTTCAGACCACTAAGGTGGACGTATCCTGATTATAGGACAAAAAAGCTGCGGAGACTCTTCAAAAATTTAAGAGAAAGGTACATGGTGGAACTAACGGAGGTAAAATTCGCATGA
- the dapB gene encoding 4-hydroxy-tetrahydrodipicolinate reductase produces MIKVLVTGAAGRMGRQIVSLLLQEDDIEVVGATEVEGHPSIGKDVGKIIGMGKIDVLVSDNLDKAASEADVVVDFTNPRATLDAASYASLKGKPMVIGTTGFSSDEKVRLEELAGKFPCVVSPNMSIGVNVMFEITKKLAELLGNEFDVEIIEAHHRQKKDSPSGTAIRLGEIVAEATGRDFSDVARFERHGHVGERGLNEIGIQAIRGGDIIGEHCVLFCGNGERVELTHRATNRDNFARGAIRALRWIIGKPPGIYTMRDVLGI; encoded by the coding sequence ATGATCAAGGTTTTGGTAACGGGTGCTGCAGGGAGGATGGGTAGACAAATAGTTTCATTGTTGCTTCAAGAAGATGATATTGAAGTCGTGGGTGCCACGGAAGTGGAGGGTCATCCTTCCATTGGTAAAGATGTTGGGAAAATCATAGGGATGGGGAAAATCGATGTCCTTGTCTCGGATAATCTTGATAAAGCGGCTTCCGAGGCTGATGTGGTAGTGGATTTTACTAATCCCCGAGCTACTCTTGATGCTGCAAGTTATGCCTCATTGAAGGGAAAGCCAATGGTTATAGGGACTACAGGTTTTAGTTCTGACGAGAAAGTAAGGCTCGAGGAACTTGCTGGGAAGTTCCCCTGCGTAGTTTCCCCCAACATGAGCATTGGAGTGAACGTAATGTTTGAAATCACAAAGAAGCTGGCTGAGTTATTGGGCAATGAATTCGATGTCGAGATTATAGAAGCTCATCACAGGCAGAAAAAGGATTCCCCGAGCGGTACAGCGATTAGACTGGGAGAAATTGTTGCAGAGGCTACGGGTAGGGATTTTAGTGATGTGGCTAGATTTGAAAGACATGGCCATGTTGGGGAAAGGGGACTGAATGAAATCGGGATCCAGGCTATACGCGGAGGAGACATAATTGGTGAACATTGTGTTTTATTCTGTGGCAATGGAGAAAGGGTTGAACTAACTCACAGAGCAACTAATCGTGATAATTTTGCAAGGGGTGCTATCCGAGCCTTGAGATGGATAATAGGAAAACCTCCCGGAATTTACACAATGAGAGATGTATTGGGGATATAA
- the tgt gene encoding tRNA guanosine(34) transglycosylase Tgt produces MFRFEIHNKDRCTEARNGMFYTNHGTVATPAFMPVATHGAVKAMTSNEIESIGFDILVVNAYHIYLRPGHSMIKKIGGMHEFMSWKHPILTDSGGFQALSLSKVRKITDDGIIFQSHIDGSKHFLTPAKSIEIQEALNADIMMCLDECPPYDSNYEYIRNSVKLTTSWARMCKEASNDRDDALFGIVQGGVFPELRQRSAADLLEIDFDGYAIGGLGIGESTHKTFEMAEISVTNIPFEKPRYLMGLGSPEDMVEAVSMGIDLFDCVVPTRNARNGTVFTNQGKLVIKNSRYVEDESPIDEECDCYTCKTFSRAYLRHLYMTGEILAMRLLTFHNLYYYSTLMQEIRGSLIKGEFHSFKSKFKCRGDQVD; encoded by the coding sequence ATGTTCAGATTTGAAATCCATAATAAGGACAGATGCACCGAAGCCAGGAATGGTATGTTTTATACTAATCACGGAACTGTGGCAACGCCAGCATTTATGCCGGTGGCAACTCACGGAGCTGTAAAAGCTATGACATCCAATGAGATTGAGTCTATTGGATTTGATATATTGGTTGTAAACGCTTACCACATATATTTAAGACCAGGACACTCCATGATCAAAAAAATAGGAGGAATGCATGAATTCATGTCCTGGAAACATCCAATTTTAACAGATAGCGGCGGTTTTCAGGCGTTGAGTCTCTCAAAGGTCAGAAAGATTACAGATGATGGAATAATTTTTCAATCACATATAGATGGGAGCAAACATTTTTTAACACCCGCAAAATCAATAGAGATTCAAGAGGCGCTGAATGCGGATATAATGATGTGCCTTGATGAATGTCCTCCATACGATTCCAATTACGAATATATCCGCAATTCAGTTAAGTTGACAACAAGTTGGGCTAGGATGTGTAAAGAGGCAAGTAATGACCGTGATGACGCACTTTTTGGAATAGTCCAGGGTGGTGTTTTTCCTGAGCTTAGGCAGAGATCGGCGGCTGATCTCCTCGAAATTGATTTTGACGGTTATGCAATCGGAGGGTTAGGTATAGGTGAATCAACGCATAAGACGTTTGAAATGGCTGAAATATCTGTTACAAACATACCGTTTGAGAAACCAAGGTATCTCATGGGATTAGGGTCACCAGAGGATATGGTTGAAGCGGTTTCTATGGGTATTGATTTGTTTGATTGCGTTGTGCCTACAAGAAACGCTAGGAATGGTACTGTCTTTACAAATCAGGGAAAACTGGTTATAAAGAATTCCCGATACGTGGAAGACGAATCCCCAATTGATGAAGAATGTGATTGTTACACTTGCAAAACATTTTCAAGAGCCTATCTAAGGCATTTATATATGACCGGAGAGATACTAGCGATGAGACTCCTCACTTTTCATAATCTTTATTATTATTCCACTTTGATGCAAGAGATCAGGGGATCATTAATCAAAGGTGAATTCCATAGTTTTAAATCTAAATTTAAATGTAGGGGGGATCAAGTAGATTGA
- the yajC gene encoding preprotein translocase subunit YajC translates to MQPGTEGGSGSQITAFLPFILIFVIFYFLILRPQQKQGKQRQELLKSIKRGDDVITSGGLYGKVLNIVDDVITLEIAKGVSVRVSRAGISGLAGTNGGDGKTKEEKSQ, encoded by the coding sequence ATGCAGCCAGGTACTGAGGGGGGCAGTGGTTCTCAAATCACGGCGTTTCTCCCCTTCATTCTCATATTCGTAATTTTTTATTTCTTGATTCTTAGACCTCAGCAGAAGCAGGGTAAACAAAGACAGGAGCTGCTTAAGAGTATAAAGAGGGGGGATGACGTTATTACGTCCGGTGGACTGTATGGCAAGGTGTTGAATATAGTTGATGATGTAATAACACTTGAGATAGCAAAGGGTGTAAGTGTTCGTGTTTCGAGGGCTGGAATCTCAGGGTTAGCAGGAACTAACGGTGGAGATGGAAAGACAAAAGAGGAGAAATCTCAATAA